The Gemmatimonadaceae bacterium DNA segment CAGCGAAGATGATGCCCAGGAGCCAGAAGTTCGTGTCGTCACCAAGCCACTCCTTAATCCACTTCATCCCGAGCATCTTTACTCCGACAATCCCGAGAACCAAAGCCAGCGAGACCTTCAGGTAGCGGAACTTCTCAATCAGCCCAGCGAGGCCAAAGTACAGGCTGCGCAGGCAAAGAATCGCAAAAACGTTCGACGTGAACACCAGGAACGGGTCGGCCGTGATTGCGAAGATGGCCGGAATCGAGTCCACCGCGAAGATCAGGTCCGTCGTCTCCACCAGAACGAGCGCCACCGCCAACGGCGTCAGGAACTTGCGGCCGTTCATCTCCACCACGAAGTGCTGCTCGTGGTAGCGCTCGGTCACCGGAAAATGGCGTCGCAACCAGCGCACCACGATGCTCTCGACCTCGGCCTCGTGCTCCTCCTCCTTGCGCCAGAGCATTCGCACGGCGGTGATGACAAGGAAGGCGCCGAAGAAGTAGAGGATCCAGTGGTAGCGCGCGACGAGCTGCGCGCCGATGCCGATCATCGCGCCGCGCATCGCCAGCGCGCCGAGGATGCCCCAGAACAGCACCCGATGCTGGTACATCGCCGGGACCTTCAAGTGCTGAAAGATCAGCGCGATGACGAACACGTTGTCCATGCTGAGCGACAACTCGACCACGTACCCGGTCAAGAACTTCACCGCGGCGAGGCGGCCGTCGTTCACTTGCTGGCCCACGGGGTCCACGGCGTTGCCGAGCCCAAGCCAGTGTCCGTCGTACGCGAAGTACACGAACACGGTGAAGCCCAGCGCCATCACGATGGTGCCGGCCGTAAAGAGGAGCGCCTCCCGCAGCGACGGGGCGTGCGGCGTGCGATTGAAGACGCCGAGGTCGAGGGCGAGGACGATGCCGACGAAGAGCAGGAAACCGACCCAGATCCAGATCACGCGCTGCGCTCCGAGGCCACCCAGGCCTTCCAGTCGTCTTCCGCCACGCCGATGCTGAGCTTCCCGCCCCAGCGCGTCAGTGGCTGGGCCAGCACCAAGGGTTCATCGACCAGCAGTTGCAGCCAGCGGTCATCGGAATATCGCGACGCGCCGAGGCCAAGGGCGGCATAGCGCTTGGAGGCTTTGTCGATCAGCGCCGTGACGCCGAACTTCTGCGCGAAGCGCTGCAGCTCACCGCGGCTTGCCGCGCGTTCCGACAGGTCCACGAAGTGCACCTTCACGCGGCGTTCGCTCCAGAAACGGAGCGCGCGGCGCGTGTCTTGGCTCTTGTTGGTCCCGAAGACCTGCACTTCCACAGACACTTCCCCCGATATTCCAAGCGCGGACCACCCGGGTCCGCGCACGCTTGTCGGTGGTAATCTATCCGTTCCCGAGTGCCCGACCAATCGTCGTTTCAACCCGCGTGGTGGCTCCCCGGGCCGCACTTGCCGACGATCTTCGGCAAGCTGGTGCGCCACATCCCACCCGCGCACGACCGCATAGAACGCTGGGCCACCCCCGACGGCGATGACGTGTCGGTCGCCGTGATGGACGCGGCCCGTCCCGGTGCGCCTGTCCTCGCGATCCTCCACGGCCTCGAAGGCGGCGTGCACTCCACCTATGCGCAGGGCCTGATGCACCAGGCGCGCGCGCGTGGCTGGGGGGCCGCGCTGCTCGTCTGGCGATCCTGCGACGGACGCATCCCGCGCGCCCCGCGGATGTACCACTCCGGCGAGACCTCCGATGCGGACGTCTTCCTGCGCCGACTGGCGGCCGAGCGGCCCGGATCCCCTTTGGTGGCCACGGGCGTCTCGCTGGGCGGAAACGTCCTCCTCAAGTGGCTGGGTGAGCAGGGTGACCGCGTCCCGTCCGCGCTCCGCGCGGCGGCGGCCGTTTCGACGCCCTTCGACCTCGGCGCGGGCGCGCGGCACCTAGAGCGGGGATTCTCGCGTGCGTACACGCGGCACTTCGTGCGCAGCCTCAAGCGCAAGGCCGTCGCGGCACTCGACGTGCATCCCCAACTCCCCGTGGACCGCGGCCGACTCGTCGAGGCGAGCACGTTCTTCGAATTCGATGACGCGTTCACGGCACCGGTGCACGGCTTTGCCGGCGCCGACGACTACTACACCAAGGCCAGCTCCCTGCGGTTCCTCAATCGCGTGACCACGCCCTCCCTGCTGCTCTCGGCGATCAACGACCCGTTCTTGCCGGCGCGGGTCCTGGACGAGGTCCGCACGGAGGCGGCGGCGAACCGGGCGCTGACTCCGGAGTTCACGCCCGCAGGCGGTCACGTCGGCTGGGTCAGCGGCAGCCCCTTCGAGCCCGTATACCATATGGAAGCGCGCGTCACGGAGTGGCTTGCTCGCTTTACCTGACCCCGGTCGCCTCGCGCGGCGACTAGCTTTCGCAACACCCGTTCACCCTGCACGAGACGCCGCTTGAGCCACGCCGCCGAGTATCACGACGACATCATCTATCCGAACACGATCGCCTTCATCCTGGTGCACCTGGCACCGTTGGCGGCGTTCTGGAGCGGCGTCACGACGACCTCCGTGATTCTGGCCATCACGCTGTACGTCGTGCGGATGTTCGGCATCACGGCGGGCTACCACCGCTACTTCTCGCACCGGTCCTTCAAGACGTCGCGGCTCGGGCAGTTCCTGTTCGCCCTGCTCGCGATGAGCTCAACGCAGAAGTCGGTGCTGTGGTGGGCCGCACTGCATCGGCACCACCACCGGCATTCTGACGAAGAAGATGACGTGCACTCGCCGCTGCACCGCGGCTTCTTCTACTCGCACGTCGGCTGGATCTTCGACAAGAAGCACGATGCCACGCGCGTCGAGGAGGTCCCCGACCTCGCCAAGTATCCGGAGCTGCGCTTCCTGGACCGGCACCAGCTGCTGCCGGCCATTGGGCTGGCCATCCTGTGCTTCGCCATCGATGGATGGTCGGGCCTGTTCATCGGGTTCTTCGCCAGCACGGCCGTGCTCTATCACGGCACGTTCTTCATCAACTCGCTGGCGCACGTGCACGGCTCGCAGCGCTACGTCACCGGCGACACCTCGCGCAACAACTGGTGGCTCGCGGTCATCACGCTGGGCGAGGGTTGGCACAACAACCACCACGCCTACCAGCGTTCGACGCGACAGGGCTTCCGCTGGTACGAGTTCGATCCCACCTACTACGCCCTCAAGGTGATGTCCTGGCTGGGGCTGGTGTGGGATCTCGGCGAACCGCCGGCAGAGGTGGTGCGCAACGAACGGCGCCTCGGCGCCGCCGTGCTCGAGCGCGTCTCACGCCAGTTGGCGGAGCAGTACGCGCAGACGCGAGCCGAGGCAGTCACGGCCCTGCAGCACGCACGCGACCACTTCCACGCGCATCCCAAGGTGATCGAGCTGCGCGCTCGGCTCGCGGCGGGGCAGGCACGGGCCGAGGAGAGCTGGCACGAGCTCCAGTCGCACTTGCCGCACCTGCCCGCGCTGCCGTCGCTGGCCGAAGTCCGGGCGCGTGTCCTGCAGGCCTACGCCGACTCGCCGTCCACTGACGAGATTGCGGCGCGCGTACGCCAGTTGCTGGCCGAGCGCTGGAGCGCTGAGGTGTTTCCGGAGCTCGGGGTCGCTCCGGCCTGAGCGGGCGCGAACGCTCTGGCGCGGTGGTACGTTGAGCGGGGGGCGGCCTGAGCCGCCCCCCGCTTTCGTTCCGACTTCCCGGAGAACCCAATGCGATTCCGTCCGCTCACGCTCGCCCTCCTCCCGCTCGCGGCTAGCCTCGCCGCGTGCTCCGTCCAGTCCGGCTCGGCTGCCGAACAGCAGGGCGCTGCGATTCCCGCAGGCGCGGCGAATGTGGCCGAGCGCCTGCAGAACAGCCCGCGCCACGCTGAATGGGCGATGATTCCCTCAGCGCCGGGCGCGCGCGATTCCATCGCCGCGTGGATTGTCTACCCCGAGCGGCGCGACAACGCGCCCGTGGTCGTCGTCATCCACGAGATCTTCGGCCTCTCCTCGTGGGTAAAGGGCGTGGCCGACCAGCTGGCGGCGGACGGCTTCATCGCCATCGCGCCGGACCTTCTGTCCCTCGAGCGCGGTGGCGGTACCAGCGACTCGATGCCCTACGATGCCGCGCGGGCGATGATCCAGCGCGTGACGCCGGACAAGATGAACGCGATGGTGGCGGCGGTCGGGCAGTATGGGATGAACCTGCCGGCGGCACGAAAGGTCTACGGGGTGGTGGGCTACTGCTGGGGCGGGTCGGCCTCGTTCAACCACGCCGTGTTCAACGCCCCGGGACTGAAGGCGGCCGTGGTGTACTATGGCTCGTCGCCGAGCGCCGAGGACATCGCCAAGGTGCGGATCCCGGTGCTCGGCCTCTACGGCGAGAACGACCAGCGCGTGAACGCGACCATTGCGCGCGCCGACTCCACGATGAAGGCGACAGGTGCCACCTTCGAGCAGCGCACGTACGAAGGGGCGGGTCACGGATTCCTGCGGGCGCAGGATCAGGCGGCGAACCTCGCGGCGACGCGCCGGGCCTGGCCTGAGACGCTGGCCTGGTTCCGCCGGCACCTCAACTGAGCGGGCGCGGCTAGCTGCGCGGCGCCATCACCAACAGCCCGACCCACTCCGGCCAGTTGCCGCTGAGCTCAAAGACGTCGTCGTAATACGCCAGGCCCTTGTCTTCCAGCGCGGAGACGAGGGCCTGGAGTGCTTCGACGTCGTACACCGGCCCAATCACGACCAAGCCTCCCTCCACGCGAAACTCCTCCGGGGTGAGGTTCAGCCACTGGTCGATGGCGCTGCGGGTGAGCTGCGCTCCCTCGAAGGCCTGCTGCCGGATGAGGAGGGTCGAGGCGTTGTGCGCGAGTGGGATGGGCATAGGCGTGCGTGGGTGACGGGACTGGGGCCTCCTGTAGATTAGAGGGATGGCCACAGCGGTGCACGACGTCGACGTGTGTGTGATTGGTGGCGGGCACGCCGGGGCGGAGGCCGCCACGGCCGCGGCGCGCCGCGGCGCACGCACCGTCCTGCTCACGACGTCGCTCGACACCATCGGCCAGCTCTCCTGCAATCCCGCGATGGGCGGCATCGCCAAGGGGACGGTCATCCGTGAGATCGACGCCCTCGGCGGCGTGATGGGCCGTGCGACTGACCTCGCGACGATCCAGTTCCGGATGCTGAACCGCAGCAAGGGGCCCGCCGTGTGGGCACCGCGCGCGCAGGCAGACCGCGGATTGTACCGGCGCGCGGTCCGGCAGCTGCTCGAGGCGCAGTCAGACCTGCTCTTGGTGCAGGGCAACGCTGAGCGGCTGGTCCTGGGGGCGGATGGTACCGTCGCCGGCGTGCTGACGACCGATGGGCGGCTCATCGCGGCGCGCGCCGTGGTCATCACGACCGGAACGTTCCTGCGCGGGCGGATCCACATCGGGACGGGCGCTGCGGTCTCCGGCGGCCGAGCCGGCGAGGCAGCGACGGTGGCACTCGCCGAACAGTTCGCCGAGCTCGGCGTCCAGACAGAGCGATTCAAGACCGGCACGCCACCGCGCATTGACGGCCGCTCCGTGGACCTGCACCGGATGGAACCGCAGGAGAGCGAGATCGAGGCCTTCGACTACTCGTGGTCGGCGTACTGGGACCGCCCGCGGCGTGAGGGTAGCCTTACGCGGCATCCGGACCAGGTGCGCTGCTTCATCACGTACGTGGAGGACGCGGCCAAGACGGTGGTGCAGGAACGACTGCACGAATCCGCGATGTACGGCGGCGCTATCGGCACGCGCGGGCCCCGGTACTGCCCAAGCATCGAAGACAAGATCGTGCGCTTCCCCGACGCCGAACGGCACCAGCTCTTTCTGGAACCGGAGGGGCTCGACACGCACGAGATGTACGTCAACGGGCTGTCGACCTCGTTGCCGGTGGATGCCCAGCTCGCGTTGCTGCACGCGGTACCCGGAATGGAGCGCGCGGTGATGACGCGTCCGGGCTATGCGATCGAGTACGACTACGTACCGCCGACGCAGCTGCGGCCGACGCTGGAGCTGCGAGCGCTGCCGGGGCTCTTCCTCGCCGGGCAGATCAACGGCACCACCGGGTACGAGGAAGCCGGCGGGCAGGGCGTCGTCGCGGGCTTGAACGCAGCCGCGCACGCGCGTTCCCTCGAGCCGGTGACGATCGGGCGCGACCGCGCCTACATCGGGGTGCTCGTGGACGATCTCGTCACTCGCGGCGTCGACGAACCCTACCGGCTGTTCACCTCGCGATCTGAGTTCCGCCTCACCGTACGCCAGGACAACGCCATTCCGCGGCTGTATCCGCTGGCGGAGCGGCTCGGCCTGCTCGACGCGCGCGAACGCCGTTGCGCAGAGCGTCGGCTGGCGGACGAGACGACGGCCGCGCAGCTGGCAGAGTCGACTCGGGTGACACCCGAGGCCGCGGAGTCCGTGCTGCTGGCCGTGGGCGAGCGTGCACTCAGCCACGCGGTACCGATCGTCGAGGTCGCGAGGCGTCAAAAAGTAGCGCTCCTCGACTTATTCGCTGCGGCCGGCGTCGGTCGGGACCTCGCGCCGGATGCCGTCACCACCGCTGACCTCGAGATCAAGTACGCTGGCTACCTGGCACGCGAGCACGCTGCGGCTGCACGGCTGCAGCGAATGGCGGAGTTGCCGCTCGCCGAGGATCTGTCGTACGAGGCGTTCATCACGGTGAGCGTCGAGGCGCGGCAGAAGCTCTCGCGGCGGCGGCCGGCCACGGTGGCGGAGGCCGCGAGCATTCCGGGGGTGAGCCCGGCGGATCTGCAGAACCTGCTATTCGAGCTCGGGAAGTGGTGACGCGCCTCGCCGCGGCGCTGCTGCTGGCCGGATCGCTGTTGCCGCTCGCCAATTGGATTCCGAGCGGGGAGCGCGATGCGGACTACCTGCCGCGGCTGGGTGACTGGGCACTGGGTTCCGCGCTGTGTGCGATGGTCGGCGTGCTCGTGTGGTTCCTGGTGCGGCGGCGGGGCGCGGACGTCGTGGCGCCGAGTGTGCCGAGGGAGATCGCGAACGAGCAACTGGCGCTGCTGTGGCTGTGCGCAGGGGCGGCGGCGCTGTATGGGGCGGTCGCGCTGCTGGTGTTCTCGGGGCGGCCGCTGCTGATCGACGAGGTGATCTACGTCCTGCAGGCACAGGACCTCGCGGCCGGGCGGCTCACACACGAGATCCCGGGACCGAAGCCGTTCTTCTCGGTGATGCACGAGGTGGACCTCGGCGACCGGGCCTACGGGCAGTATCCGTTCGGTGGCCCTGCGATGCTGGTGCCGGGCGTGCTGCTCGGCGCGACGTGGGTCGTGGGTCCGGTCTTTGGCGCGGTTGCCGCGTGGGCGTTCGGGACCCTGCTGCGCGTGCTCGAGCCCACGGCGACAGCGCGGTGGCGCCTTGCCACGACCGCCCTGTTCGTGGTGGCGCCGTTCGGGGCGTTTATGTTCGGCTCGCATATGAACCACGCGACGACACTGGCGTGGTTGCTGCTCGCGGCCGTGGCCTTGTCGCGCGCGGTGCGCGACGGCGCGAATCCGTGGTGGGGCTTGGCGACCGGCCTCGGGCTCGGCATTGCCGCAACGATCCGTCCGCTGGACGCGGCCGCCTATGCGCTTCCCGCGGCGGCCTGGCTGGCGTGGCGGGCGCGGCGTGGTGGGCGCCCCCTCGCGCTTTTGTTGCTCTCTGGCGTTGGCGTCGCGGCGCCGATGGCGCTGGCGTTCTGGGCCAACGCGGAGACGACGGGGCATCCGTTGCGGTTTGGCTATGACGTGCTGTGGGGCGCCAACCAGAGTCTCGGGTTCCACGACACTCCTTGGGGCGACGCGCACACACCGCAGCGAGGTCTCGAGCTGCTTGGGCTCTACCTGACGCGGCTGAATACATACCTCTTTGAGCTGCCGTTCCCGTCGTTGCTGCTGCCAGCCATCGGACTGTGGCTGCTGCCGCAGCTCCGGGCGATGGATCGGTACCTCGCGGCGGCGGCGGCGCTGGTCGGGGCGGGGTACTGGGCGTACTGGCACGACGGCTTCTATCCCGGCCCGCGCTTCTTGTTCGCGTGGCTCCCGGTGCTGGTGCTCTGGAGCGCGCGCGGCTGTTCGGAGTTGTCCCGCCGCTGCGCGGCGCGTCCGGCGGTGTGGACCGGCGTTCGTGCAAGTCTGTGGACGGCCCTTGCGCTCGCCGTCGTCTCGGTGGCCGTGATTCGGTGGCCGACGTATCGCAACGGAATGGCTTCTATGCGCGTGTCACCACGTGCTGCGTCCGAGGCTGGTGTGGACAGCGCGCTGGTGTTGGTGCAAGAGAGCTGGGGCTCGCAGTTGATGGTGCGCCTGTGGGACCGCGGCATCACCCGGCCAGAGACGGAGTATCTCTACCGCTCGGTGGACTCGTGTGTGCTGGAGGAATCGTTGTCGGCGCTCGAGCAATCCGGGACGCGCGGCGACGAGGCGCGCGCGCTGCTGCTACCACTCGCGGCAGACTCGGCGCGCCTGATCAAGAGTACATTGACGCCGGATCCGAGTGAACGGCAGCTCCCCGGCCTGCCCTACACGGAGGCCTGTGTGCGTCGCATCGCCGAGGCACGGCGCGGCTATTTGCTGTACGCGCCCTGGCGCATCGTGCGGGACGGCAACGTGTATGCCCGATGGCTGCCGGGGCGAGAAGCGGAGATTGCAGCGCACTTCCCGGGCCGGCCGGTGTATTTGCTCCGGCGTGGCGGCATCTCCGTGGAGGCACCGCTCGTCTGGGAGCGCCTTGACGTGCTCGGGCCCGCCGTGACCGCGACGGATCCGCTGACGCCGTAGGCCGTGCGGCGCGTTAAGTGCCGCCGGTGTGGGTGCGCATTAGTATCACTATGTTACTTATTTCATCGGAGGGATGATGTCACGGGTATTCGGGTTGGTTCGCGCGACGGCGCTGCTGGCGGTCGCGGGCGCGGGCGGCGCGCTGCCACTCTCGGCGCAGGTGGTCGGCGCAGGCGCCCCTGCAACGGGACCGGCGTTGATGGTGAGTGCAGAGGCGGAGGTGATGGTCGCACCGGATCGGGCACACGTGGGGATTTCCGTCGAGACGCGTGGGCGGACACCTCAGCTCGCCGGAAGCGAGAACGCCCGGATCCAGGCGGCTGTGATCGATGCAATTCGGCGCCACGGCGTGGCGAGTGCACAGATCCAGACACGCGCGCTGCAGGTGAACCCAGAGCAACAGTATCCGAGGGAAGGCGGACGGCCGACCGTGATTGGGTACATTGCCCGCAATTACGTGAGCGTGGAGATTCGCGACCTGGCAAAGATTGGCGCGATTGTGGACGCGGCGCTCTCGCAGGGTGCCACCAACGTCTCGGGACCGAACTTCGCCCTTGCCAACCCAGATTCGGCGCGGCGCGAGGCCCTCGACGCGGCCGTGCGCAAGGCGCTGGCCGATGCGCAGGTTATGGCTCGGGCGGCAGGGGTGCGCCTCGGGCCGATTCTCGAACTCTCCACCGCGGGTGCGGACGTCCAACCGATTGCCGGAATGCGGATGGAGCGAATGCTGGCGAGTCCGAACGCAGTTTCCAGCGAGACCCAGGTGGAGTCCGGGCTTATCCCCGTCAGCGCGAGCGTCCGGATCAAAGTGGCAATATTGCCGTAGAGGTCGCGGCAGTCCGGCCGTGTTTCACGTGAAACACGGCCCTGACGCTTGCCGTTGGTGTTCCACGTGAAACATCGTGACTAGTATGGACAGGGGTGCGTCGGTATATTCGCCGACTCACCCCGTTTCACTATTTAGACCACACGTGGCAAGAATCATCGCAATCGCGAACCAGAAGGGTGGCGTCGGAAAGACGACGACCGCCGTGAATCTCGCCGCCTCCCTGGCAGCCGCCGAGCAGCGCACGCTCTTGGTTGACGGAGACCCACAGGGCAACGCCTCGAGCGGCATCGGCCTCCCTCGCGACGAGATTCGCGAGACGGTCTATGACGCGCTACTCGACCCGAGTCGAGTCGGCGAAGCGACGCATCGCGCGGTGCAGTTCAAGCATCTCGATGTGCTGCCGGCGACTCCAGACTTAGCGGGAGCGGAGATCGAGCTCGTCGGCGAGGATGAGCGCGAGCTCGCAATGCGCCGAGCGCTCGAGCCCATACGCGATCAGTACGACTACATCCTCATCGACTGTCCGCCGTCCCTTGGGCTCATCACGATCAATAT contains these protein-coding regions:
- a CDS encoding TerC/Alx family metal homeostasis membrane protein; this encodes MIWIWVGFLLFVGIVLALDLGVFNRTPHAPSLREALLFTAGTIVMALGFTVFVYFAYDGHWLGLGNAVDPVGQQVNDGRLAAVKFLTGYVVELSLSMDNVFVIALIFQHLKVPAMYQHRVLFWGILGALAMRGAMIGIGAQLVARYHWILYFFGAFLVITAVRMLWRKEEEHEAEVESIVVRWLRRHFPVTERYHEQHFVVEMNGRKFLTPLAVALVLVETTDLIFAVDSIPAIFAITADPFLVFTSNVFAILCLRSLYFGLAGLIEKFRYLKVSLALVLGIVGVKMLGMKWIKEWLGDDTNFWLLGIIFAVLIGGGIASWAADRGDQRRAA
- a CDS encoding acyl-CoA desaturase, whose amino-acid sequence is MSHAAEYHDDIIYPNTIAFILVHLAPLAAFWSGVTTTSVILAITLYVVRMFGITAGYHRYFSHRSFKTSRLGQFLFALLAMSSTQKSVLWWAALHRHHHRHSDEEDDVHSPLHRGFFYSHVGWIFDKKHDATRVEEVPDLAKYPELRFLDRHQLLPAIGLAILCFAIDGWSGLFIGFFASTAVLYHGTFFINSLAHVHGSQRYVTGDTSRNNWWLAVITLGEGWHNNHHAYQRSTRQGFRWYEFDPTYYALKVMSWLGLVWDLGEPPAEVVRNERRLGAAVLERVSRQLAEQYAQTRAEAVTALQHARDHFHAHPKVIELRARLAAGQARAEESWHELQSHLPHLPALPSLAEVRARVLQAYADSPSTDEIAARVRQLLAERWSAEVFPELGVAPA
- a CDS encoding dienelactone hydrolase family protein, whose product is MRFRPLTLALLPLAASLAACSVQSGSAAEQQGAAIPAGAANVAERLQNSPRHAEWAMIPSAPGARDSIAAWIVYPERRDNAPVVVVIHEIFGLSSWVKGVADQLAADGFIAIAPDLLSLERGGGTSDSMPYDAARAMIQRVTPDKMNAMVAAVGQYGMNLPAARKVYGVVGYCWGGSASFNHAVFNAPGLKAAVVYYGSSPSAEDIAKVRIPVLGLYGENDQRVNATIARADSTMKATGATFEQRTYEGAGHGFLRAQDQAANLAATRRAWPETLAWFRRHLN
- the mnmG gene encoding tRNA uridine-5-carboxymethylaminomethyl(34) synthesis enzyme MnmG; protein product: MATAVHDVDVCVIGGGHAGAEAATAAARRGARTVLLTTSLDTIGQLSCNPAMGGIAKGTVIREIDALGGVMGRATDLATIQFRMLNRSKGPAVWAPRAQADRGLYRRAVRQLLEAQSDLLLVQGNAERLVLGADGTVAGVLTTDGRLIAARAVVITTGTFLRGRIHIGTGAAVSGGRAGEAATVALAEQFAELGVQTERFKTGTPPRIDGRSVDLHRMEPQESEIEAFDYSWSAYWDRPRREGSLTRHPDQVRCFITYVEDAAKTVVQERLHESAMYGGAIGTRGPRYCPSIEDKIVRFPDAERHQLFLEPEGLDTHEMYVNGLSTSLPVDAQLALLHAVPGMERAVMTRPGYAIEYDYVPPTQLRPTLELRALPGLFLAGQINGTTGYEEAGGQGVVAGLNAAAHARSLEPVTIGRDRAYIGVLVDDLVTRGVDEPYRLFTSRSEFRLTVRQDNAIPRLYPLAERLGLLDARERRCAERRLADETTAAQLAESTRVTPEAAESVLLAVGERALSHAVPIVEVARRQKVALLDLFAAAGVGRDLAPDAVTTADLEIKYAGYLAREHAAAARLQRMAELPLAEDLSYEAFITVSVEARQKLSRRRPATVAEAASIPGVSPADLQNLLFELGKW
- a CDS encoding SIMPL domain-containing protein (The SIMPL domain is named for its presence in mouse protein SIMPL (signalling molecule that associates with mouse pelle-like kinase). Bacterial member BP26, from Brucella, was shown to assemble into a channel-like structure, while YggE from E. coli has been associated with resistance to oxidative stress.); translated protein: MMSRVFGLVRATALLAVAGAGGALPLSAQVVGAGAPATGPALMVSAEAEVMVAPDRAHVGISVETRGRTPQLAGSENARIQAAVIDAIRRHGVASAQIQTRALQVNPEQQYPREGGRPTVIGYIARNYVSVEIRDLAKIGAIVDAALSQGATNVSGPNFALANPDSARREALDAAVRKALADAQVMARAAGVRLGPILELSTAGADVQPIAGMRMERMLASPNAVSSETQVESGLIPVSASVRIKVAILP
- a CDS encoding ParA family protein, which produces MARIIAIANQKGGVGKTTTAVNLAASLAAAEQRTLLVDGDPQGNASSGIGLPRDEIRETVYDALLDPSRVGEATHRAVQFKHLDVLPATPDLAGAEIELVGEDERELAMRRALEPIRDQYDYILIDCPPSLGLITINMLAAADSLLIPLQCEYYALEGLSQLLNTVHLVQQGVNPSLGIDGVLLTMYDARLNLSRQVAADAREYFGSKVFQSVIPRNVRLAEAPSFGKPIILYDVASVGAQAYMGVARELIDRNS